One Neisseria sp. Marseille-Q5346 genomic region harbors:
- the iscU gene encoding Fe-S cluster assembly scaffold IscU, translated as MAYSDKVIDHYENPRNVGTFDKNDESVGTGMVGAPACGDVMRLQIKVNDEGIIEDAKFKTYGCGSAIASSSLITEWVKGKSLDDALAIKNSEIAEELELPPVKIHCSILAEDAVKAAVADYRKRQENK; from the coding sequence ATGGCATACAGCGATAAAGTAATCGACCACTACGAAAATCCTCGCAACGTTGGTACTTTCGACAAAAACGACGAATCTGTCGGTACCGGCATGGTTGGCGCGCCCGCCTGCGGTGACGTAATGCGTCTGCAAATCAAAGTAAACGATGAGGGTATTATCGAAGATGCAAAATTCAAAACTTACGGTTGCGGCTCCGCCATCGCTTCTTCCAGTCTGATCACCGAGTGGGTTAAAGGCAAAAGCCTTGACGATGCACTGGCAATCAAAAACAGCGAAATTGCCGAAGAATTGGAACTGCCGCCTGTGAAAATCCATTGCTCCATCTTGGCTGAAGATGCGGTAAAAGCAGCCGTTGCCGACTATCGCAAACGTCAGGAAAACAAATAA